The following are from one region of the Nicotiana tomentosiformis chromosome 7, ASM39032v3, whole genome shotgun sequence genome:
- the LOC138896192 gene encoding uncharacterized mitochondrial protein AtMg00240-like yields the protein MTQRKFTNDLLKEYNYLGYTTVSSPLDSTIKLKAGEGSLLLYPMYYRKLVEKLNFLTNTKLDIAYNVQHLSRFMKAPREPHLKAAWHVLRYLKQDPTLGIFLSKDPNYGLKAYCDSDWASCPDSRKSVSGYIVLLGDSPIS from the coding sequence ATGACTCAAAGGAAGTTCACTAATGATTTGCTGAAGGAGTATAACTACTTAGGCTACACTACTGTATCATCTCCTCTTGATTCCACAATCAAGTTGAAGGCTGGAGAAGGATCCTTACTCTTATACCCAATGTACTATAGAAAATTGGTTGAAAAGCTCAATTTCCTCACTAATACAAAATTGGACATAGCATACAATGTCCAACACCTGAGTCGGTTTATGAAAGCCCCAAGGGAGCCACATCTGAAGGCTGCTTGGCATGTCCTGAGATACCTGAAACAAGATCCTACATTGGGAATCTTTCTATCCAAGGATCCCAATTATGGACTAAAGGCTTATTGTGATTCAGACTGGGCATCTTGCCCTGACTCAAGGAAGTCAGTCAGTGGCTATATTGTCTTACTTGGTGATAGCCCTATTAGCTGA